From a single Solanum dulcamara chromosome 4, daSolDulc1.2, whole genome shotgun sequence genomic region:
- the LOC129887195 gene encoding AP-5 complex subunit mu, which produces MPSSCSIRALWILTNQDTVVFSRRFPVVEKRWRAACERDESFMEDDLKYNVVPSLPTDSDIAAAFVDRKKREGSARGFGIRINQSVEGSDSWVDDPITRHIISLCTKNEEEKNRVLWPLVLHIKGHYCILVLPLVEPDHLKTYTRMCKGSDCGNAVGADESLSPLLLNLPSITGAFMVGHMIGDIITGDVTEPEIVISASPSVGGLLDSLTGSIGISARAKPVAAPVAGSTASGAATSGAMASDAPKIGLRSLDRDAIRSFISSAMPFGTPLDLNYTNISAVKINGFSSADIPPADQKQPAWKPYLYRGKQRILFTIHETVHAAMYDRDEIPDSKKISGQVNCRAELEGLPDVMFPLIGLDTARVELLSFHPCAQVPEHGNDKQSLMFSPPLGNFVLMRYQAFCCMGPPIKGFYQLSMVSENEGAFLFKLRLMEGYRSPLSMDFCTVTMPFPRRRVLSFDGTPSIGTVSVAEHLVEWKIITTGRGVSGKSVEATFPGTVKFAPWQPQRLPTSGAVPGNMEDEESDAETESTSNMANVEDLLMEKMNKDLQAVDLEEPFCWQAYDYAKVSFKIMGGSLSGMSIDPKSVSIFPAVKAPVEFSTQVTSGDYILWNTLGKCPVAATPKS; this is translated from the exons ATGCCGAGTTCGTGTAGTATCAGAGCTCTCTGGATCCTCACCAATCAAGACACCGTTGTTTTCTCCCG GAGATTTCCGGTGGTGGAGAAGCGGTGGCGGGCGGCATGTGAGAGAGATGAGAGTTTTATGGAGGATGATTTGAAATATAATGTGGTGCCTTCTCTTCCTACTGATTCAGATATTGCTGCTGCTTTCGTTGACCGCAAGAAAag GGAGGGATCTGCTCGTGGATTTGGCATTAGGATAAACCAGTCAGTTGAAGGTTCAGATTCCTGGGTTGATGATCCGATTACGCGTCACATAATAAGTTTGTGCACTAAAAATGAAGAGGAAAAGAATCGTGTTTTGTGGCCACTTGTTTTGCACATAAAGGGGCACTACTGTATCCTTGTACTGCCTCTAGTGGAACCAGATCATCTAAAGACATATACAAGGATGTGTAAAGGATCTGACTGTGGAAATGCTGTTGGAGCCGATGAAAGTTTATCCCCCCTCCTGCTTAATCTTCCATCAATCACAGG GGCATTTATGGTGGGTCACATGATAGGAGACATCATAACAGGCGATGTGACAGAACCTGAAATAGTCATAAGTGCATCTCCATCAGTGGGTGGGTTGTTGGATTCTCTCACTGGAAGTATTGGTATTTCAGCAAGAGCAAAACCTGTGGCTGCTCCAGTTGCAGGATCAACAGCTTCTGGAGCTGCAACAAGCGGAGCAATGGCATCTGATGCTCCAAAGATTGGTTTGAGGTCTCTGGATAGAGATGCGATTCGTTCTTTCATAAGCAGTGCAATGCCTTTTG GCACCCCTCTGGATCTTAACTACACCAACATTTCAGCAGTTAAGATAAATGGATTTTCTTCAGCAGATATCCCTCCTGCAGATCAGAAGCAGCCAGCATGGAAACCTTATCTGTATAGAGGGAAGCAGAGAATTCTGTTTACAATTCACGAGACTGTCCATGCTGCCATGTATGATCGCGATGAAATTCCAGATAGCAAAAAAATTTCAGGTCAAGTTAACTGTCGAGCGGAATTAGAAGGGTTGCCTGATGTGATGTTCCCACTAATAGGTTTGGACACTGCTCGTGTTGAGctgttatccttccacccctGTGCTCAAGTTCCAGAGCATGGTAATGATAAGCAATCACTTATGTTCTCACCACCATTAGGAAATTTTGTACTGATGCGTTATCAGGCATTTTGTTGTATGGGACCTCCAATTAAGGGTTTTTATCAGCTTTCAATGGTTTCAGAAAATGAAGGTGCATTTTTGTTTAAGTTACGGCTAATGGAAGGTTATAGATCTCCTCTGTCAATGGATTTCTGCACTGTGACAATGCCTTTCCCTAGGAGAAGGGTACTTTCTTTTGATGGGACACCTTCTATTGGAACAGTTTCAGTTGCTGAACACTTGGTTGAATGGAAAATTATAACGACTGGTCGAGGAGTTTCAGGAAAGAGTGTTGAGGCAACATTTCCAGGAACTGTGAAGTTTGCTCCATGGCAACCTCAAAGATTGCCTACCTCAGGGGCAGTACCTGGGAATATGGAAGATGAAGAGAGTGATGCTGAAACAGAGTCAACAAGTAATATGGCAAATGTGGAAGATCTCTTAATGGAAAAAATGAATAAGGATCTTCAAGCAGTTGATTTGGAGGAGCCATTTTGCTGGCAAGCATATGATTACGCTAAA GTATCTTTCAAGATCATGGGAGGATCATTGTCAGGAATGTCTATTGATCCAAAATCT GTAAGCATTTTCCCTGCTGTTAAAGCACCCGTGGAATTTTCAACTCAG GTGACTTCTGGGGATTATATTTTGTGGAACACATTAGGAAAATGTCCGGTTGCTGCCACACCCAAATCATAG
- the LOC129884931 gene encoding uncharacterized protein LOC129884931 — translation MSAGGAFGGNRGVRPVPPEKGVFPLDHMHLCDLEKKEYLGCLKSTGQKNKITNDKGRLSKEKIEKIVSNHRVTYTIDIQGYKLPLSNKTRWLLHLEFFLTMQWSPESAQNLV, via the coding sequence ATGAGTGCAGGGGGAGCATTTGGTGGAAATAGAGGAGTGAGACCGGTTCCACCAGAGAAAGGAGTTTTCCCGTTGGATCACATGCATTTATGTGACCTGGAGAAGAAGGAATACCTCGGTTGTCTTAAATCTACTGGACAAAAGAACAAGATCACCAACGACAAGGGCAGACTCTCCAAGGAGAAGATTGAGAAGATTGTTTCAAACCATAGAGTGACTTACACAATCGACATACAAGGCTACAAACTCCCCCTGAGCAACAAAACTAGGTGGTTGCTCCATCTAGAATTTTTTCTCACAATGCAGTGGTCGCCGGAAAGTGCTCAAAATctagtataa
- the LOC129887196 gene encoding probable galacturonosyltransferase-like 4: MAFWNKNVPSSSSSSKYFPILGLLSLILLHPTTTTTTTSFANAIRFVAIQKPTSDDIPSFREAPAFRNGNSCSSRDVDKIQIVMPVDANYIRGTMAAVLSILQHSTCPENTSFHFLSIHLEPEIISLINSTFPYLNYKIYHFHPNRVRGKISKSIRQALDQPLNYARIYLSDILPKDVHRVIYLDSDIIVVDDIAKLWGVDLGDKVLAAPEYCHANFTNYFTDTFWSDLNLAKTFEGRRPCYFNTGVMVMNLDEWRKGGYAQKIEEWMLIQKQRRIYHLGSLPPILLVFAGNIEAVDHRWNQHGLGGDNLEGKCRGLHPGPISLLHWSGKGKPWLRLDARKPCTIDYLWAPYDLYRSSRVALEE, from the coding sequence ATGGCCTTTTGGAACAAAAATGTCCcctcttcttcatcatcttctaAATATTTTCCAATCCTGGGCCTACTTTCCCTCATCCTCTTGcatcctaccaccaccaccactaccacctCTTTTGCTAATGCCATTCGCTTTGTTGCCATCCAAAAACCTACCTCTGATGACATTCCTTCCTTCCGGGAGGCACCTGCCTTTCGCAATGGCAACTCATGCAGCTCCCGCGACGTAGATAAGATCCAAATAGTAATGCCTGTTGATGCCAATTATATTAGGGGCACCATGGCTGCAGTGTTGTCTATTTTGCAACATTCAACATGTCCAGAAAACACttcctttcattttctttcCATCCATCTTGAACCTGAGATAATTTCCCTCATCAACTCTACTTTCCCTTACCTTAACTACAAAATCTACCATTTTCATCCTAATCGTGTCAGGGGAAAGATATCCAAGTCTATTAGACAAGCCTTGGATCAACCTCTAAACTATGCAAGAATTTACCTCTCAGATATTCTCCCAAAGGACGTGCACCGTGTTATCTACCTAGACTCGGATATCATTGTTGTGGATGATATTGCCAAGTTATGGGGGGTGGATTTGGGAGATAAAGTCCTGGCAGCACCTGAATATTGTCATGCTAACTTTACAAACTATTTTACAGACACATTTTGGTCGGACTTGAATTTGGCGAAAACATTTGAAGGCAGGCGTCCATGTTACTTCAACACAGGTGTAATGGTGATGAATCTTGATGAATGGAGGAAAGGAGGGTACGcccaaaaaattgaagaatggATGTTAATACAAAAGCAAAGAAGAATTTACCATTTGGGGTCGTTGCCTCCAATTTTGCTTGTGTTTGCAGGAAACATTGAGGCAGTTGATCATAGGTGGAACCAACATGGTTTAGGTGGTGACAACCTTGAAGGTAAATGTAGGGGACTTCACCCAGGACCCATAAGCCTATTGCATTGGAGTGGCAAGGGTAAGCCATGGTTGAGACTGGATGCCAGAAAGCCCTGTACCATCGATTACTTGTGGGCCCCGTACGATCTGTATCGTTCATCCAGAGTTGCGTTAGAAGAGTAA